In Pygocentrus nattereri isolate fPygNat1 chromosome 30, fPygNat1.pri, whole genome shotgun sequence, the following proteins share a genomic window:
- the atp5mc3b gene encoding ATP synthase membrane subunit c locus 3b — protein sequence MYACAKFVSTPALVRSGSRALCRPLSASVLSRPDVKSAETSPVLLPQTGMSQVALRGFQTSAVSRDIDTAAKFIGAGAATVGVAGSGAGIGTVFGSLIIGYARNPSLKQQLFSYAILGFALSEAMGLFCLMVAFLILFAM from the exons ATGTACGCCTGCGCAAAATTCGTGTCTACGCCTGCACTG GTCCGCTCTGGCTCAAGGGCGCTTTGCAGacccctctctgcctctgtgcTCTCCAGGCCAGATGTCAAATCTGCAGAG ACTAGCCCAGTCCTCCTGCCACAGACCGGCATGTCCCAGGTTGCACTGAGGGGTTTCCAGACAAGCGCAGTGAGCCGTGACATCGACACAGCCGCCAAGTTCATCGGCGCCGGGGCCGCCACCGTGGGCGTGGCTGGATCAGGAGCTGGAATTGGAACAGTATTCGGCAGCCTCATTATTGGATACGCAAG GAATCCCTCTCTGAAGCAGCAGCTGTTCTCCTATGCTATCCTGGGCTTTGCCCTGTCTGAGGCCATGGGGCTGTTCTGTTTGATGGTTGCTTTCCTCATCCTGTTCGCCATGTAA